TGTGCTGACTATCGACAGCACTGTCCCCCAAAGCCCTAGACCATGGTGCAATACACCCCGCCCGGCGCAGGCGGGATACTCGGGGCGGATGCGCGGGCCCCTTGCGCGAACGGTGCTGTGCGCGCGTCCGGAACCGATGCAAACCCCGGGAGATACACCATGCACCGTTTCATTGCGCTCGCCGCGCTCTGCCTGGCCACGCCGGCCCTGTCCAACACGTTCGACGAGGTCAAGGTCTCGGCGGGAAAGCAGCTCTTCGATGCCGAATGCCGCCGCTGCCATGCCGTTGATTCCACGGATCCTTCCTACGGTCCGCCGCTGGAGAACGTGCTTTATCGCGGCGCCGGCACCTATCCGGATTACGACTATTCCACCGCGCTTTCGGCCTCCGGCATCGTCTGGACCCCGGCGGCCCTGCGCGCCTGGATGGCGGATAATGACGGCTTCATGCCGGGCACCAAGATGCGCCATGTGGGCATCGAGGACCGCACCGTGCAGGACTTTATCCTCGCTTATCTGACGTCGATCACCACCCAGGACAACCGCGCCATCGAAGGGCAGGAGTGATCCGGCCCAAAGGTCGTACGACCATGGTGCAATTCATCTCCGGCGCCCTGCCGGGGATGATTTTCACCGGAGGACCGGCCCGCCACGCCGGCATTTCCGAACCGTCTCGAAGGGAGGACATCATGAACCGCTTTATCCTGGCCGTCACGGCCAGCCTGCTCGCCGCCGGTGTCGCGCAGGCGCAGGTCACCGAAGAGGATCTGGCCAACGACCAGACCATGACCGAACAGGTCGTCACCAACGGCATGGGGCGCCATCTTCAGCGCTACAGCCCGCTGGAGACGCTCAACAAGGACAATGTGAAGAACCTCGTGCCCGCCTGGGCCTTTTCCATGGGCGGCGAAAAGCAGCGCGGGCAGGAAACGCAGCCGATCATCTATGACGGTGTGATGTATGTCACCGGCTCCTATTCGCGGCTCTACGCCATCGACGTGATGAGTGGCGAGGAGCTCTGGCAATACGATGCGCGCCTGCCCGAGGGCATCCTGCCCTGCTGCGACGTGATCAACCGTGGCGCCGCGATCTATGGCGACAAGATCATCTTCGGCACGCTCGACGCCCGGCTCGTGGCGCTCGACCGCAAGACCGGCGATGTGGTCTGGCGCGACAAGATCGCCGATTACAAGGCGGGCTATTCCTACACCGCCGCGCCGCTGATCGTGAACGGGCTGGTGATCACCGGCAATTCCGGCGGCGAGTTCGGCATCGTCGGCGAGGTGCAGGCCCGTGACGTCGAGACCGGCGACATGGTCTGGACCCGTCCGGTGATCGAAGGCCATATGGGCACGCTGAACGGCGAAGAGTCGACCATGACCGGCGAGCTCAACGCCACCTGGCCGGGCGACATGTGGAAGACCGGCGGCGGCGCCACCT
The window above is part of the Salipiger abyssi genome. Proteins encoded here:
- a CDS encoding c-type cytochrome translates to MHRFIALAALCLATPALSNTFDEVKVSAGKQLFDAECRRCHAVDSTDPSYGPPLENVLYRGAGTYPDYDYSTALSASGIVWTPAALRAWMADNDGFMPGTKMRHVGIEDRTVQDFILAYLTSITTQDNRAIEGQE